TTGTATCAGCCTGATTAAATATGCGTTTGCTAACGACACCTGAGTAGTAGTTCGTCCATCCACGGATGACGGGATTCAGATGAGCTATTAAATCAGATTGTGGAACTGACTTATGCCCATCAATCAATTTACCTATCTTCTGCGTGTGTGTCTTTAGCTTTGTTTTGCTTGGGGTAATAAGAGTTTTGTAACCAAGTAATTTTCCGTTTGAGCTTTTACCACTGTGATATTTTCCTACAGGAAATTGTCGAACAGTGAAACCCAAAAAGTCAAAACCAACGTTACCTTCATACATATTAAGTGTATGGGATATTCGGGTTTTGCTTGGTTTCAATTCCAGCCCCAATTCGTTTAACCACTCCGCCATAATCTGCTGACATCTTTGGACGACGGAAAGGTTTTTATGCAGAATGATAAAATCATCTGCAAATCGAATTAAGCTTATTGCGCTACGGTTATCCCTTTTACATTCGGGTAAAGTTAGAGCAATTTGTTTAATTCTATTTTCCATGCCGTGGAGGGCTATATTCGCTAATAATGGCGAAATCGTCCCACCTTGTGGCACTCCCATTGATGTTTTGTTGTCAGATTTCTCTCTAAAAGCATATTCAGAGAAATCAATCACTCCCGCTTTCAACCATGCTCGAATTTGTCGGCGGATGGTGGGAAATGTATTTAATTTTGACAGCAGAACATTGTGATTAATTTTGTCAAAAGTGGGTAGCTAGCTAGCGAGGTTTCCAAAGATTTGGCTCCTTTTCTAACTAGCCCCCGCCGAACCGTGCTTACGAGATTTCCAGGTACACGGCTCTCCAGTATTCTATGCATCACGAGACTCGTTTATATCTTGGTTTACCGGCGTGTATTGCATCATGGCATTGCGGGCAGACCATGAGAGTTTTCCTTCTACGTGCGGACATAACTTGCATCCATTGCGGTTTTTCCTTCCTGCCCTTGGTTTTAAGGTCTTTAAGGGCGCGAATATGGTGAACTTCAATGTTACCTTTTGCTCCACAAATCTCGCATTCATCCGCAAGAAGCCGTTTGATTAGTTCATTTCTGAACGCGGGCTTTCTCTTTGTCGGCAGGTCTTGTATGGTTGCTTTTAGGTTGCGTTTTAATTGTATGCCGCCGAAGCGAGCCACCAAAGGTTTCTTACCTTCTACTGGGACGGTTATTTCAACGCACTTTCTTAGACCTTGTGGAAGTTTTACCGTCTTATAGTACTTGGCGCAGAGTTTAGCCACGCTAGTTTTGTGTTTACAGGCAAGGGTTTTCATCAGTGAACTCGACATAACCCATTGAAGTTTTCTCAGCCATGCAATGTTTTGAGCAAGGCTATAGAATTGTACGTATCCTCTAAATTCTGACTGGTAAATGTTGACAATAGTAAAATCGTCATCATTTATTAATTCAGGGCGATGAATGGGTTTACCATTCCTCATGTATAGAGCGCACTTTTCTTCTATAAAGCTTGCTGGAGTTCTTAGTGCAATAATTCCATTGATTGAGCGTTTACCATTGGTATGCTTAGTGTCGGAATATTGAACTAAAATTTCGTAACCTAAAAACTTTGCTGCTTCATTTCTGGCATTAGTAATTAAGGTCTTTTCTGGTGACAGTTCCAACTGAAGATTTTCAGCCAAAAATGTCTTTAATTTTTCCTTGATTTCCTTTGCCTCTTGAAACGAGCCAATAAAACCAAGCAGAAAATCATCTGCATAGCGGACGTAGTTTAACCTCCTATATCCAGGGTCACGGACATCTTTAGAAGGCATTTTCTGGTATTGTATTTCCAGTTGACGCGCTTTTTCAAATTGTCCATTTTTCCTGTAGTACCAGGCGAGTTTTACGAGTTTTGAATACTCCGGATTTTCTGTCCGACATTTACCACGCGTATATTCTGGAATGAGTGTCTCTTCGATAAATTTATCGAATTTGTCAAGATATATATTTGCGAGTATGGGTGATATTATCGAGCCTTGCGGCGTTCCGCTAACGGTAGAGTAATATTTCCATTGCTCACAGTAACCTGCTTTTAGCAAGTTTTCAATCAATCTCAAGAAGCGATTATCTAGGATTTTCTCGCGTAAAATTGACATTAAGATTTTATGGTCTATGTTGTCAAAACATCCACGAATATCTCCTTCGATAAACCATTTGGTTCCTTGCCAAGTACGGTCTATTATTGTTAGTGCCGTATGACATCCACGATTGGGTCTAAAACCATGACTGCTGTTAGAAAATTGGGGTTCGTAGTACGCTTCTAATATCAAACGTATTACTTCCTGAACCAATTTATCGTTCCAAGTGGGAATTCCTAGGGGTCGAGTTTTCCCATTTTTCTTGGGAACATTAATTCGCCGCACTGGTGTCCACCGAAAACGTTCATAGCGAATATTTTCTATGAGGTTTTCAATCTTTTTAATGGACATCCCATCAGCAGTGTCAGTTGTGACTCCTGGTGTCATTGCCCCATCATTTTTGTAGATGCGACTGTACGCCAGTAGGTACAGCTTGGGATTGAAAAGTTGCCTGTAGACATCATCCAGGGGTAAGTCACGATAACCTCTGTCTCGGATTACACTTAAAACCGTTTCGGCGTTTCGCATCTCGCGTACCTCTCGATGTAAGTGTGAAGAATACCTGTTCTCCTTCGCCATGTGGGCGGCTTTCCCGTCCTCGGACTACTATGAGAACTCTGTAACCATAGGGGTCGCCCCCTGTAAGTCATCCCGCGCTTTATTAACTCGGTACGTAACAGTGTGATTTAGGTGTCCCATTCATTCGTTAAGCCATCTCATCGCTGGCTGACTTCGTTTGAAGGAGTTGTATGGTTTAAATGTTTAAAACCACACACAAACGATTATTCCTTTTAGGCGTTGTAGGAATAGGCAATCGCGTATACCGTCAGAATTGGGCTTCAGGTAGTTTAACTTTCACCATGTCACACAGGTCTTGCCGAACAATAGTTTTCACGCCTTTTCTCTATTCCCAGCTTTACCAACATGCTGTTGTCCCTTTTGTCTTTCGACTCCAGGTTAGTTGGTTGACCTAGAGACTTTCTCCTTATTCTCTCCCAACTTGGTTGGGGATACCGCATTAACTGTCGCGGCGCACACATTTCGCAATATCGGTATCCAACACATATTTAGGTTTGAACTTAATAGAGTTGAAAATTGCCTTAATCGCATCATGGGCATTTCTTCCTGGTCGAAAGCCGAACGAGTTTGGCTCGAAGCGAGCTTCCCATTCTCGTTCCAAGGCTAGTTTTACTAGCGATTGCAAGGTGCGGTCGTACAGAGTGGGTATAGAAAGGGGTCTTTTTTCTCCCTCTGAGCCGGGTTTTGGTATCCACACCCTTCGGGTGGGAGCGGCTTTCTGACCTAGCTTCAGGGATTGTACTAAGATAAGACGTGCTTTTGGGGACAAGTTTTTCAACCCATCTATTCCAGCCGTTTTCTTACCTCGGTTGTCCTGTGTTACCCTACGAACCGCTAAACACTTCGCTGACCAGGAGTGCAACAACGTTTTTTGGAGTTTACGAACTGCCTTGACATCACCACGTTGCGAGGCTTTGTAGATGCGTTTTTGCAACTTAAATACTTTCCTTTCTAGCTTTTGCCAGGGGATAGTATTCTTGGAAGATAAACCGCTAACTTCCCTCTACATAGATTTGAGGATTATTGCCCAGATATACGTAGGTTTTTACAAGCGGTATCGGAATGGCTCTGACCGAAGAATCCGTTCTCGATGCACGCTGGGGCAATTTCGTGACGCGCTCATTTGACGATTACCACGTTCCACAACCTATCCTTCAGCTTTTGCATCGCCCTATAGGAATACACATTGGTGTCCTGGTTACGGGATCGGGGACAATTCGACAATCTAACCCAAATACCTCGCGCACCATTGTTTGTGTCATCACCTGTTCTGGCGTTCCGTGGGTATAAACGCCCCCCTGCTTCACTGCAACTAAGTAATCGGCATAACGACAAGCATGATTTAAGTCATGCAGCACCATGACTAAAGTTCGTCCTTGTTTCTGGTTCAATTCCAACAACAAATCCAAAACCTCTATTTGGTGCGCCAAGTCCAAGAAAGTCGTGGGTTCATCTAACAGTAAAATATCCGTATCCTGAGCCAGCGCCATTGCAATCCAGGCTCGTTGCCGTTGTCCACCAGAAAGAGTATCTAACTCACGTTCTGCCAGTTCGGTCATTCCAGTCGTTGCTAATGCTAACTCGACTAACCGCTCATCTTCTTTTGACCACTGCTGCAACCAGTTTTGATAGGGGTAACGCCCACAAGCAACCAAATCTCTCACTGTTAACCCTTCAGGTGCTACTGGTCCTTGAGTCAGAATACCTAACTGCTTGGCAACATCTTTAGTTGATAACTTGAACAAGTCAGCTCCATCAAGATAAACGGTACCAGCACGCGGCTTGAGCAATCTTGCTAAACCCCGTAGCAGTGTTGACTTACCGCAACCATTGGCACCAACTAAGGCAGTCATCTTGCCTTCGGGTATGGCTAAATCTAGGTTTTTAATGATCGCTGTGCCATCATAAGCTAAAGTGAGCTTGCGGGTTGAGAGTTGGTTGTGCGTGTGAACTTTAGGGATCATCGTTTGCGATTTTGCACTAACAAATAGATAAAGTAAGGAGCGCCGATTACAGCAGTCACAATGCCACAAGGAATTTCTGTGGGAGCAAAAAGTGTTCGTCCCAGTAAATCAGCTACAACCACAATCATCGCCCCGATCATTCCTGAAACAGGAATTAACCCCTCATGAGTTGAACCTACCAACTGACGTGCAATATGGGGAGCCATTAATCCCACAAAATAAATTGTGCCAGCAGTGGCAACAGCAGCACCACAAAGCGCTGCACTCGTTAGCAATAACAAACCGCGTTGCCACTCCACCTGACTCCCCAAACCTTTGGCTATATCGTCTCCCAAGGCAAGAGCATTCAATTGTTGTGCTTTGACCAAAGCCAAGGGGACAAATACAATCAACCAGGGTAGCAGAGATAAAACCTCTTCCCAACTGCGCCCAGAAACACTCCCCGCTAACCAAACTAAAGCCCGACTAACATCGTCAATTTCACCAAATGTCTCCATAAGCGTTGTGAAGGCGTTGAGAAAAGTATCAATGCCAATACCAACCAAAATCAGTCGAATTGGGGAACTCCCCTTATCCCATGCCAGTAAATAAACAAGGATTGCAACAGTTAATGCTCCTGTAAAGGCAGAGAGAGGCAAGGCTTCCGCGCTGACGACATCTGGGAACACAACAATCAGACTTACAGCGGCAAAACCAGCACCAGCGTTCATCCCGATAATTCCTGGTTCGGCAAGAGGATTGCGGGTTATACCTTGCAAAATGGTTCCAGAAACCGCTAATGCCATACCAACAAAACAGGCAGTGATGATTCTCGGTAGTCGTAATGTATTGATAATGAATGCGTGGTCAGGATTGCCTGTGTTTAATCCTAGTAGGGTTTGAATAACTGCTAATGGCGAGATTGGATATTCTCCCTGAGACAAACTGATCACCATCGCCGTCAAAGTGATAAGTATCAAGATGAACAAGACAGTGGGGACGCGCCGGGGAATGCGTAAGGATACAGAAAGCGTTTTGGAACGGAAAACCAGTGAGTCTTTTTTCATTTTTTCACCTTTGTTCGCGCTAGATAAATGAACAAGGGCGCTCCGACTAAAGCTGTTATGACTCCAACTGGCAGTTCTTGAGGCTGAATAATCAATCTGGCAACAATATCTGATAAAAGCAACAATGTTGCTCCAAATACGGCACTATATGGTATAATCCAGTAATAATGTGTGCTAATAAGTATGCGGACAATGTGGGGAACGACTAAACCAATAAACCCAATTGGTCCGGCGACAGCAACTGCACTACCTGCTAGCAACAGGACAATCACAGCAGCGGTCAGTTTCACCCATGCGGTTTGTTGACCTAAGCCTCTAGCGACATCTTCACCAAGGTTCAAGATAGTGATTTGTTTTGCTATGGCGAATGCTAAAATCATGCCAATGCTGATGTAGGGCAGCACTTGCCAAATGATGGCGGCTTCAGCATCTGCAACTGAACCTGCTAACCAAAAGCGGATTTCTTCAAGGGTGCGTTGACTGAGAATGAGGATGGCACTTCTGAGTGAAAACAGTAAGGTACTGATTGCTGCACCTGCGATGGTGAGATTGAGGGGAGTGATACCACCACGACCAAGGGAAGCAATGAAATAGACAGCTATGGCAGCCGCACCAGCACCCACAAAAGCAGACCAAATATACAAACTCGGCTCGGATGACCCGAAAACAAATATGGCGGTGACGACCAAAATCGCTGCACCATCGTTGATTCCCAAAATTGCTGGGTCAGCTAAGGGATTGCGGGTGATGCCTTGCATAATCGCACCAGCGACTGATATGGCAGCACCTAGTAATATGGCAAGGAGCGATCGCGGTAATCGCACGGTACGAATGATCAGGTGATCTGCTGAACCATTGGCTGTGAACGCCTCATAAATCGTTTTCCATGAAATATCTGCCGCCCCATAGGAAATACTTGCAATAAGGCAGAGTAGGAGAACGAGACAACCCACAACTAAGCCAATCAGAGGTTTGGATTGTGGTTGCATAAAGCTAAGGCTTCTCCATAAATCTTATTCCTAGCAATGACCGCGATATCTCCTTTCGTTGACGGTTAAGGTCTGGTACTAGTTAATACAACTTCTCAATAAAGATTAAAATGAATGATAATTTCTGTCAAGCAGACGTGAAATACCCTCTATTGTAAAGGTGAATAATTCGCCCCTACTTTGTCTCAAAACACCTTGCGCTCTTCTAAATGAGAGAGGATATCTTGACGCGATCGCCAAGCCGGACGCAGTTGTTTCTTCGCAACTAATTGCAACTGATCCCCAACATGGGGCGAACCTGGTTGAGTTGCGTTGCCGTAGCTCGTCAGTACCATCGCCCGTACTGGTTGAGAAAATTCAACAATAGCGACATAAGAATCACCTGCAACTGCTCGAAAGCGCTCATTTGAAGTTGGCGCAAATTTGAGAACGCGGAAGATACCAAGAGATCCATCGCCACCATTGGCTGGCAAATCGACATCGCCATGCTGTAGTCGGAACACGTCTCCCCACTTGACATCTAACGCCCCATAAGCCTTTTGAACTTTAGCTGCTGCTACTTCCAATTTGGCAACTGCGTTTTTGGGGTCAGCTAAACCATCAGGAGTGGTGCGCGGGGATTGTTCACTCCAAGGTATGCTAAACACTTTATCTAAATCTATCTCTTCTGCCCAAGCAGCAAAGAGTACTGCACCTCTGCTATCTGCATTCGCTTCCCGATCCCAAGCTTCTAACACATCAGCAGCTCGTGCTAATTCGCCCCCCTGCTTGCGTGCAGCTCCAATTAAGTCATCCAAGATGCGATCTGCAAGTTCCATGCGGGTTGAGTGCTTGTATTCAACTATTTCATCGAAAGTGATTTTTTCATCCTCTGCCAACATTCTTGCAGAACGCTGCGCTCGAAAATCCATGAAACGCGGTGCCATATAAGGCGGATAATTGTCTGGTTTGATGGCGGTTGGAAATGTGGTTGTCCAAGGTGGTTCGTTGGCATTTTGTAACCAACCACTAGGTGGGTCAACAATGCGTGGTAAATCTTGATAGGGGTAAATTTTTGTCCATAATGTGCTTTTAGTATCGCCTGGGACAATACCTTGCCAGTATTCAAAATCTCCCTTTTGCCGAACCGGAACGTCACCGTTGAACAAGTGCATGATATGCCCATCTCTATCTGCATAGATCACGGTAAACATTGGAAGTTGCGATCGCTTCAGTGCGGTTTCAAATTGCTTGAGGTTTTGGGAGCGTGCCATATCCCACCACTGCTGCAACACACCTGGTTTGTCAAGCCCTACAACCTTTATCGCTACGGCTTTACCGCCTTTTTCTGATACGACAGGTCCATGAACAGAACGTTTAACAATGAGGGGTTGTGTTTGCAGCGTGCCGTCTTTTTGCTTGACTTTTAGGGATAAAGTTTTTGTCTCAAAAGCGCGAACTTGGTTATCAAAGCGATAACCGTTGTCAACTAGTTTGAGTTCGTAAGCGTCCCAACCATCGTGAGTGTTAACGGTGTGAGTCCAGCCCAAAGAGTCGTTGAATGCGATCGCCAACACGGGAATTCCCACAAGTGTTGCTCCGTAAGCATCAATACCTGGGGCGGTGACTTGTGCTTCATACCATAAGAATAAATCTGACCAAGGCAGGTGTGGGTTAGCTAGCAGCATTGCTTTGCCACTTGCGGATCGTGATGGGGCGATCGCCCAACCATTTGATCCCGGTGGCTCTTGCTCACTTATGCCTGCAACTCGCTCTTGGTTAACAACAAAAGTAAAATGAAGTACCCGGTGTATGTGAGCCAACACATCTTCTGCCTTGACTGGTAGCACGACCTTGACTTCGTCATCAATCAAATTGCTATGCTCAAGAGCATAAGCATTAATTCCCTTGGCAAACGCATCAAGATAGCTGCGAAAAGTTGGACTTTGTGCTTTGTACCAAGAACGGGCGCGTTCTGGGACTCCCATTGTCAGTACCCAACGATCTGATTTTAAGTATTCCTCTCCCCAGTACTCGGCAGCACGTCCCCGTGCTTCACCGTAAAGACGCAAAAGCAAGTTTCCGTGGCTTTGCATCTGTGCCCAACCAAAAGCTTGGAAAGCACTTGGAACATCCTTTCCATAGATATGTGGCACTCCATAAGTGTCCCAAAGTATTTCAGTACTTGAGTGCGAGCCATTGCTTTGGATTCCCACAACCAAAGCAAAAATGAAACTAAGTATCAATAGTAAAATTTGCAATGATTTTCTGCGTAAGCATCTAGACCACATACTTTTCACAAGTTGCAGGTTCACTTGATATCAGCCGCATCATGATCCGGCACAATCATTTCCACATCACGTAACACACGAAAGGCATATCCACTCAAGCCAAAAACTAACAAGCACAGTGAAGAAATAACATACAGCAGTGCCATGCCGGCAGCTTTTCCAGTGCCGAATAACCAGCCAAATATTGGTGTGAGACTACCTCCCGGCATCATCGCTGGTTGAAAAACATAATCGGCTAGTAGCCCAGCTATTAAGACAGCGATCGCAGAAACAGCTTGCTGAATTGTAGATCGGACAGCGAAAACTCGTCCTTGGACATCAGGTTTTACCTTGGATAACAAAATAGCAGTGTTGGAACTACTGAGTAAGGGAAAATTCAGCGAAGAGCAAAACTGTGCAGGAAGCCAAATGAGTAATCCTTGACCGAGACCAAATACTATTTTGCTCAACCCAGCGCCAGCCATTCCTAGAAGAAAACCGTGGATGCGGCGCTTAGGACCACCCCAAACACTTAACAATATTGTTCCAATCACACCACCAAGTCCAGCAGCTGAAGAGATACTGCCTAGTATCTTGGCATCATTTCCTGTGCGTGCCAAAATCATCGGCGAATACAAGGCAGCGCCTATGTCATGAGCAAACCAAAATAAGGACGCAATCACGATGATAGCTAGCAGACTCGGACGCGCAATCACATAGCGAAATCCAAAGATAAGTTGCCAAAAGATGCCTGTGTGTTCCTGATGTTCTACATTGCTGCTGGGTTTTGGTTGAGGAATGTGAACCTTGAGGACAGTGCCAACAGCAATTAAGAAGGTAACAAGATCGATGACTAAAATTCCGTTCAAACGAATAAGGTAATATAATATACCCGATAGTGCAGGAGCAATAATAACTGAACTGTAATGAAGCGCAGAATTCATACTAGTTGCACGGGTATAGTGCTGTTTGCTAACCAGCGTTGTGATTGATACTGAATAGGCTAGTGACTGGATTTCACTAAAAGCACCATTGAGCGCACCACTGACATAGAGATGCCAAATTTGTAAATTGTCTGTGAGGTAGAGCCAGAGAATTGCCACAGTTGTAACAGCCGCTACTGTATCGCCAATAATCATCAAAAATTTGCGACTCGTACGGTCTACAATCACTCCAGCGACCAATGTTATAAAGATGCTTGGTAGAAGAGAAAAAAACCCCAACAAAGCTAATGTTGTTACTTGACCCGTCAGTTCCCAAGCCCAGATTTTGATAGCAAAGCTGGTCATATAGCTGCCGATAGTTGAAACCAGCTGACCAAGCCAAATGATAAAGAAAATACGCATTACTGACTAATCACCATGAACCTCTGCACCTACCAAGTATTTAAACAGGTCATTCAGTATGGCGTTAGCTGACCAAATGTTACCAAATATCCAGTAACTAGAATCAACAGTGTAGACTCGCTTGTTCTTGACCACATTCAGCAGTTGCCAAACTGGGCTTTTTTGATATTTTTCAAAGATTTCTTCAGCTCCTGGGTTTATTACCACAAACAGAACATCTGCATCTAGTAAGTCGAGACGTTCTAGGTTGAGGTGTACATAGGTTTGCTTGCCGACAGTCAACTGACGTTGTACAACCGGGATAGAAAACCCCACCTCTTGTAGAACACTGACAGGGAATGAGTTTATCGTTCGGAATTGTGTAGCTTGCCTTCCCATGTAAAAGCGGCTCACAGAAACCTCTGTTTTCGACAGTTTCTGTCCTAGAACTTTTCGCAATTTTTCTACTCGTTGGTGATATTGAGCAAGCACTTCTTTAGCTTTTTCTGTTTTGCCTAGGATTTCACCAATCTGTAGAAAAGTATCTTTCCAAGTCGTGTTAGTGAAGTTGAGTATAACTGTTGGAGCTATGTGCGACAACAGCTTGTAATGACTCAAGTTAGCACCAACAAGCCCTAGGATTAAATCCGGATGCAGCTGCACTATTTTTTCTATATTCAGCTGGCTCTCTGTACCGATATAAGTTATACCTTCAAATTTTTCTCCAAAAAGACTGACTTTACTACCCAAAATATTTGGCTTTGGTACGGCTAATGGTTTTAAGCCGAGTTCCACCACCGCTTCCAACGTTGTTTCATCCGTAACAATAATACGTTGCGGGTTAAGAGGAACACAGATTTTGCCCAATTTATGCTGAATGACGCGACACTCAGATGCTGCTAACTGTGCCTTTGGGGAGCCAGTGTTGATAGGAGCGTTGCTGTAGCAAGCCGTCACCAAAAAGAAGGCGAAGGTCATTAGAAAAAATAGCTGAATACTACGACTCAATCGTTTACTCATGGCTAAATTCTACTAGCCACTCGTTCAACATTGACAAGATTTTTCACAAAAAATTGAGGCGTTTTCTCTGCTTCCATACCATGACATTCCCCCATCAAATAAAGATTTTTCCTTTCATCTTCAACCACATCTGCTTGAGTGCAACTCAAAGAACCATCAGGTTTTTTAAAGCTGAGTTCAACGCGA
The sequence above is a segment of the Mastigocladopsis repens PCC 10914 genome. Coding sequences within it:
- a CDS encoding group II intron maturase-specific domain-containing protein is translated as MNHNVLLSKLNTFPTIRRQIRAWLKAGVIDFSEYAFREKSDNKTSMGVPQGGTISPLLANIALHGMENRIKQIALTLPECKRDNRSAISLIRFADDFIILHKNLSVVQRCQQIMAEWLNELGLELKPSKTRISHTLNMYEGNVGFDFLGFTVRQFPVGKYHSGKSSNGKLLGYKTLITPSKTKLKTHTQKIGKLIDGHKSVPQSDLIAHLNPVIRGWTNYYSGVVSKRIFNQADTTLFSQLKAWAEHRHPNKSSRVELSKILANRRV
- a CDS encoding reverse transcriptase domain-containing protein, encoding MRNAETVLSVIRDRGYRDLPLDDVYRQLFNPKLYLLAYSRIYKNDGAMTPGVTTDTADGMSIKKIENLIENIRYERFRWTPVRRINVPKKNGKTRPLGIPTWNDKLVQEVIRLILEAYYEPQFSNSSHGFRPNRGCHTALTIIDRTWQGTKWFIEGDIRGCFDNIDHKILMSILREKILDNRFLRLIENLLKAGYCEQWKYYSTVSGTPQGSIISPILANIYLDKFDKFIEETLIPEYTRGKCRTENPEYSKLVKLAWYYRKNGQFEKARQLEIQYQKMPSKDVRDPGYRRLNYVRYADDFLLGFIGSFQEAKEIKEKLKTFLAENLQLELSPEKTLITNARNEAAKFLGYEILVQYSDTKHTNGKRSINGIIALRTPASFIEEKCALYMRNGKPIHRPELINDDDFTIVNIYQSEFRGYVQFYSLAQNIAWLRKLQWVMSSSLMKTLACKHKTSVAKLCAKYYKTVKLPQGLRKCVEITVPVEGKKPLVARFGGIQLKRNLKATIQDLPTKRKPAFRNELIKRLLADECEICGAKGNIEVHHIRALKDLKTKGRKEKPQWMQVMSARRRKTLMVCPQCHDAIHAGKPRYKRVS
- a CDS encoding reverse transcriptase N-terminal domain-containing protein — its product is MPWQKLERKVFKLQKRIYKASQRGDVKAVRKLQKTLLHSWSAKCLAVRRVTQDNRGKKTAGIDGLKNLSPKARLILVQSLKLGQKAAPTRRVWIPKPGSEGEKRPLSIPTLYDRTLQSLVKLALEREWEARFEPNSFGFRPGRNAHDAIKAIFNSIKFKPKYVLDTDIAKCVRRDS
- a CDS encoding ABC transporter ATP-binding protein codes for the protein MIPKVHTHNQLSTRKLTLAYDGTAIIKNLDLAIPEGKMTALVGANGCGKSTLLRGLARLLKPRAGTVYLDGADLFKLSTKDVAKQLGILTQGPVAPEGLTVRDLVACGRYPYQNWLQQWSKEDERLVELALATTGMTELAERELDTLSGGQRQRAWIAMALAQDTDILLLDEPTTFLDLAHQIEVLDLLLELNQKQGRTLVMVLHDLNHACRYADYLVAVKQGGVYTHGTPEQVMTQTMVREVFGLDCRIVPDPVTRTPMCIPIGRCKS
- a CDS encoding FecCD family ABC transporter permease: MKKDSLVFRSKTLSVSLRIPRRVPTVLFILILITLTAMVISLSQGEYPISPLAVIQTLLGLNTGNPDHAFIINTLRLPRIITACFVGMALAVSGTILQGITRNPLAEPGIIGMNAGAGFAAVSLIVVFPDVVSAEALPLSAFTGALTVAILVYLLAWDKGSSPIRLILVGIGIDTFLNAFTTLMETFGEIDDVSRALVWLAGSVSGRSWEEVLSLLPWLIVFVPLALVKAQQLNALALGDDIAKGLGSQVEWQRGLLLLTSAALCGAAVATAGTIYFVGLMAPHIARQLVGSTHEGLIPVSGMIGAMIVVVADLLGRTLFAPTEIPCGIVTAVIGAPYFIYLLVQNRKR
- a CDS encoding FecCD family ABC transporter permease, which translates into the protein MQPQSKPLIGLVVGCLVLLLCLIASISYGAADISWKTIYEAFTANGSADHLIIRTVRLPRSLLAILLGAAISVAGAIMQGITRNPLADPAILGINDGAAILVVTAIFVFGSSEPSLYIWSAFVGAGAAAIAVYFIASLGRGGITPLNLTIAGAAISTLLFSLRSAILILSQRTLEEIRFWLAGSVADAEAAIIWQVLPYISIGMILAFAIAKQITILNLGEDVARGLGQQTAWVKLTAAVIVLLLAGSAVAVAGPIGFIGLVVPHIVRILISTHYYWIIPYSAVFGATLLLLSDIVARLIIQPQELPVGVITALVGAPLFIYLARTKVKK
- a CDS encoding acylase — translated: MWSRCLRRKSLQILLLILSFIFALVVGIQSNGSHSSTEILWDTYGVPHIYGKDVPSAFQAFGWAQMQSHGNLLLRLYGEARGRAAEYWGEEYLKSDRWVLTMGVPERARSWYKAQSPTFRSYLDAFAKGINAYALEHSNLIDDEVKVVLPVKAEDVLAHIHRVLHFTFVVNQERVAGISEQEPPGSNGWAIAPSRSASGKAMLLANPHLPWSDLFLWYEAQVTAPGIDAYGATLVGIPVLAIAFNDSLGWTHTVNTHDGWDAYELKLVDNGYRFDNQVRAFETKTLSLKVKQKDGTLQTQPLIVKRSVHGPVVSEKGGKAVAIKVVGLDKPGVLQQWWDMARSQNLKQFETALKRSQLPMFTVIYADRDGHIMHLFNGDVPVRQKGDFEYWQGIVPGDTKSTLWTKIYPYQDLPRIVDPPSGWLQNANEPPWTTTFPTAIKPDNYPPYMAPRFMDFRAQRSARMLAEDEKITFDEIVEYKHSTRMELADRILDDLIGAARKQGGELARAADVLEAWDREANADSRGAVLFAAWAEEIDLDKVFSIPWSEQSPRTTPDGLADPKNAVAKLEVAAAKVQKAYGALDVKWGDVFRLQHGDVDLPANGGDGSLGIFRVLKFAPTSNERFRAVAGDSYVAIVEFSQPVRAMVLTSYGNATQPGSPHVGDQLQLVAKKQLRPAWRSRQDILSHLEERKVF
- a CDS encoding MFS transporter, with product MRIFFIIWLGQLVSTIGSYMTSFAIKIWAWELTGQVTTLALLGFFSLLPSIFITLVAGVIVDRTSRKFLMIIGDTVAAVTTVAILWLYLTDNLQIWHLYVSGALNGAFSEIQSLAYSVSITTLVSKQHYTRATSMNSALHYSSVIIAPALSGILYYLIRLNGILVIDLVTFLIAVGTVLKVHIPQPKPSSNVEHQEHTGIFWQLIFGFRYVIARPSLLAIIVIASLFWFAHDIGAALYSPMILARTGNDAKILGSISSAAGLGGVIGTILLSVWGGPKRRIHGFLLGMAGAGLSKIVFGLGQGLLIWLPAQFCSSLNFPLLSSSNTAILLSKVKPDVQGRVFAVRSTIQQAVSAIAVLIAGLLADYVFQPAMMPGGSLTPIFGWLFGTGKAAGMALLYVISSLCLLVFGLSGYAFRVLRDVEMIVPDHDAADIK
- a CDS encoding iron-siderophore ABC transporter substrate-binding protein, translating into MSKRLSRSIQLFFLMTFAFFLVTACYSNAPINTGSPKAQLAASECRVIQHKLGKICVPLNPQRIIVTDETTLEAVVELGLKPLAVPKPNILGSKVSLFGEKFEGITYIGTESQLNIEKIVQLHPDLILGLVGANLSHYKLLSHIAPTVILNFTNTTWKDTFLQIGEILGKTEKAKEVLAQYHQRVEKLRKVLGQKLSKTEVSVSRFYMGRQATQFRTINSFPVSVLQEVGFSIPVVQRQLTVGKQTYVHLNLERLDLLDADVLFVVINPGAEEIFEKYQKSPVWQLLNVVKNKRVYTVDSSYWIFGNIWSANAILNDLFKYLVGAEVHGD